One genomic region from Methanorbis furvi encodes:
- a CDS encoding formylmethanofuran dehydrogenase subunit C produces the protein MNTVTITIKKQPDLFIEAECFTPDALAGKNAERIAELPVYIGRTTEKVGDYFEVSGSAGATAAETKLVVAGDLTRVKYIGSKMTAGEVVINGDTDMYVGAWMTGGKITANGNIGHFAATAMAGGEIVVSGNAGNYLGASYRGDWRGMSGGKITVAGNVGSDCGTFMLGGEICVGGNIDVHVMTHADGGKVVVFGNAKSRLGGQASRGEMYVFGTVDVMLPGYVYARDEEVEVCGKKALFAVYNGDIADRHPTRKGETIYAKLYLKK, from the coding sequence ATGAATACTGTAACAATTACCATCAAAAAACAGCCTGACCTGTTCATCGAGGCCGAGTGCTTTACGCCGGATGCTCTGGCAGGTAAGAATGCCGAAAGAATCGCAGAACTGCCGGTCTATATCGGCAGAACAACCGAGAAGGTCGGCGACTACTTTGAGGTCTCAGGCTCTGCGGGTGCAACCGCAGCAGAGACAAAACTCGTGGTCGCTGGAGATCTCACTCGCGTGAAGTACATCGGATCAAAGATGACTGCAGGCGAGGTTGTCATCAATGGTGACACCGACATGTATGTCGGAGCCTGGATGACCGGCGGAAAAATTACTGCCAACGGTAACATCGGTCACTTCGCAGCGACTGCAATGGCAGGCGGCGAGATTGTGGTGAGCGGCAATGCCGGCAACTATCTCGGAGCGTCCTACCGCGGTGACTGGAGAGGTATGAGCGGCGGAAAGATCACCGTTGCCGGCAATGTTGGTTCTGACTGCGGAACCTTCATGCTCGGCGGCGAGATCTGCGTCGGTGGAAACATCGATGTGCATGTCATGACGCATGCTGACGGCGGTAAAGTGGTTGTCTTCGGCAACGCAAAGAGCCGTCTCGGTGGCCAGGCATCCCGCGGCGAGATGTACGTCTTCGGAACAGTTGATGTGATGCTGCCGGGCTATGTTTATGCACGCGACGAAGAGGTCGAAGTCTGCGGTAAAAAGGCACTCTTTGCAGTCTATAACGGCGACATTGCCGACCGTCACCCGACCCGCAAGGGCGAGACGATCTACGCAAAGCTGTATCTGAAGAAATAA
- the fdhF gene encoding formate dehydrogenase subunit alpha → MTDLKFVPTTCPYCGTGCSFNLVVKDGKVVGTAPAQRSPVNEGKLCPKGMYAYEFINSPDRLTQPLIRKNGELVPVSWDEATTYIAENMKKYKPSERCALSSARVSNEDNYAMMKFARGVLKTNHLDHCARLCHSSTVAGLAGSFGSGAMTNSIPDIAEAKCVFIIGSNTFEQHPLIGRREVMAKQNGAKYIYADPRRTHTCGPADLFLQFHSGTDVALLNGLMQIIIKNGWEDKEFIEKRTKGYEDLKKIVMKEEYSVENVAKTTGLDPKDIETAADWIANSGATALIYSMGITQHTVGVDNVHACANIQLLTGNLGKRGAGVNPLRGQNNVQGACDMGALPVNFTGYQKVTDPANHKKFEDAWKFPDGIAPAENGYEVTIMMNVLTDNPGELKAMYIMGENPLLSDPDINHVKEAFEHLEFVVVQDIFYTETCDYADVILPAVCFAERDGTQTNTERRVQRWNKAADGPGETMDDWRILSMVAAKMGYADQFAWNNVSEVFDEIAELTPQYHGMSYERLSHADCLHWPCKTPEDPGTPILHKEKFLTPDGLGVFLPADWQPPAEVPDAEYPLQFTTGRCLFHWHTGTMTRRSETLDKEVPTGWIEINAEDAQELGIRDGETVRATTRRDSLTVAARVTPTIKKGTTFMPFHFIECPANLLTHNALDPVCKIPEYKACAIKVEKISKEA, encoded by the coding sequence ATGACGGACCTGAAATTTGTTCCAACTACCTGTCCCTACTGTGGTACAGGCTGTTCCTTCAACCTCGTTGTCAAAGACGGCAAAGTCGTGGGCACCGCCCCGGCTCAGCGTTCTCCTGTCAACGAAGGCAAACTCTGTCCGAAAGGCATGTACGCCTACGAGTTCATCAACTCGCCGGACCGGCTCACTCAGCCGCTGATCCGCAAGAACGGTGAACTTGTCCCAGTTTCCTGGGATGAAGCAACCACGTACATTGCTGAAAACATGAAGAAATATAAGCCGTCAGAGCGGTGTGCTCTGTCTTCGGCACGTGTTTCCAATGAAGACAACTATGCAATGATGAAGTTTGCCAGAGGTGTTCTGAAGACAAACCACCTTGACCACTGTGCACGTCTCTGCCACTCCTCAACGGTCGCAGGACTTGCAGGCTCTTTTGGCTCTGGTGCAATGACCAACAGCATTCCTGACATCGCAGAAGCAAAATGTGTCTTCATTATCGGCTCCAACACGTTTGAACAGCACCCGCTGATCGGACGCCGCGAAGTCATGGCAAAACAGAACGGCGCAAAGTACATCTACGCCGACCCCCGCCGCACCCACACCTGTGGACCGGCAGATCTTTTCTTACAGTTCCACTCCGGAACCGACGTTGCTCTCCTGAACGGTCTGATGCAGATTATCATCAAGAACGGCTGGGAAGACAAAGAGTTCATTGAGAAGCGTACCAAAGGCTACGAAGATCTCAAGAAGATCGTCATGAAAGAGGAGTACTCTGTCGAAAACGTCGCCAAGACCACCGGCCTTGACCCGAAAGACATTGAGACCGCAGCAGACTGGATCGCAAACTCCGGCGCAACCGCACTCATCTACTCGATGGGTATCACCCAGCACACTGTTGGTGTTGACAACGTTCACGCCTGTGCAAACATCCAGCTGCTTACCGGCAACCTCGGCAAACGCGGAGCAGGTGTCAACCCGCTGCGTGGCCAGAACAATGTGCAGGGCGCATGCGATATGGGTGCACTGCCGGTCAACTTTACCGGATACCAGAAGGTCACTGACCCTGCAAACCACAAAAAGTTCGAGGATGCATGGAAGTTCCCTGACGGAATCGCTCCGGCAGAAAACGGTTACGAAGTCACCATCATGATGAACGTCTTAACCGACAACCCCGGTGAACTGAAGGCAATGTACATCATGGGCGAGAACCCGCTTCTCTCTGACCCGGATATCAACCACGTCAAGGAAGCATTCGAGCACCTTGAGTTCGTCGTTGTGCAGGATATCTTCTACACCGAAACCTGCGACTATGCTGACGTCATCTTACCGGCAGTCTGTTTCGCAGAGCGTGACGGAACCCAGACCAACACCGAACGCCGTGTCCAGCGCTGGAACAAGGCAGCTGACGGACCCGGAGAAACAATGGACGACTGGAGAATCCTCTCCATGGTTGCAGCCAAGATGGGTTACGCAGACCAGTTCGCATGGAACAATGTCTCCGAAGTCTTCGACGAAATTGCCGAACTTACTCCGCAGTACCATGGTATGAGCTACGAGCGTCTCTCCCATGCAGACTGTCTCCACTGGCCGTGCAAGACTCCGGAAGACCCGGGAACCCCGATTCTCCACAAAGAAAAGTTCCTCACTCCTGACGGACTTGGCGTGTTCCTTCCGGCAGACTGGCAGCCGCCGGCAGAAGTTCCGGACGCAGAGTACCCGCTCCAGTTCACGACCGGACGTTGTCTGTTCCACTGGCATACCGGTACCATGACCCGTAGAAGTGAGACTCTTGACAAAGAAGTTCCGACCGGCTGGATCGAGATCAATGCAGAGGATGCACAGGAACTTGGTATCCGTGACGGAGAAACCGTTCGTGCAACCACCCGCCGTGACTCTCTCACCGTTGCCGCACGTGTTACGCCGACCATCAAGAAGGGAACCACCTTCATGCCGTTCCACTTCATCGAGTGCCCGGCAAACCTGCTGACCCACAATGCCTTAGACCCGGTCTGTAAGATTCCGGAGTACAAGGCCTGTGCAATAAAAGTTGAAAAGATTTCCAAGGAGGCCTAA
- a CDS encoding Coenzyme F420 hydrogenase/dehydrogenase, beta subunit C-terminal domain — MSAKGDMYYAWANQSSCPIKGECGGAVTAILKYMLDNKVVDAVLTVKKGRDVYEAVPVLVHSSEELSKTAGSLHCGTVLLPKIIKKYLDGARDMKIAVTCKGCDAKAMYELAKRQQINMDNIFMIGLNCGGSVTPIMARTMIAEKYGLNPNDIVKEEIDKGQFIVITKDGEHKGISIDELEEHGLGRRANCQRCETKIPRQADIACGNWGVIGEKAGKTTFVEICSEKGAAVFDAAVKSGVLQTSAPEAKGLEVRGKIENVMMKMGKKNQEKQFAALGEGSTRLSYIMAESSRCIKCYGCIENCPICYCVECSTKKPHLVRPGVIPPDFMFQMIRFAHIADSCVNCGQCSELCPMNIPNSLFMHAQQVELEKMFGHKPGYDMTMPVLSFAEEMEERERLHATGSDMIFENVFKE; from the coding sequence ATGTCAGCAAAAGGCGATATGTACTATGCATGGGCAAACCAGAGCTCATGCCCGATCAAGGGCGAGTGCGGCGGTGCTGTTACTGCAATTCTGAAGTACATGCTGGACAACAAAGTTGTTGACGCAGTCCTGACCGTGAAGAAAGGCCGTGATGTCTACGAGGCGGTTCCGGTTCTCGTGCACAGCTCTGAAGAGCTGTCCAAGACTGCGGGATCCCTCCACTGCGGTACAGTTCTCCTGCCGAAAATCATCAAGAAGTACCTTGACGGCGCACGCGACATGAAGATCGCCGTGACCTGCAAGGGCTGTGATGCAAAGGCAATGTACGAACTGGCAAAACGCCAGCAGATCAACATGGACAACATCTTCATGATCGGTCTGAACTGCGGAGGATCCGTCACGCCAATAATGGCACGGACGATGATCGCCGAGAAGTACGGTCTGAACCCGAACGACATCGTAAAGGAAGAGATCGACAAGGGACAGTTCATCGTAATTACCAAGGACGGCGAACACAAGGGCATCTCAATCGATGAGCTTGAGGAACACGGTCTTGGCAGAAGAGCAAACTGTCAGCGCTGCGAAACAAAGATCCCGCGTCAGGCAGATATTGCCTGCGGTAACTGGGGAGTCATCGGCGAGAAGGCCGGCAAGACTACGTTTGTTGAGATCTGTTCCGAAAAAGGTGCAGCAGTCTTTGACGCAGCAGTAAAGAGCGGCGTTCTTCAGACGTCCGCACCCGAGGCAAAAGGCCTTGAGGTTCGCGGAAAGATCGAGAATGTCATGATGAAGATGGGTAAGAAAAATCAGGAGAAGCAGTTCGCCGCTCTTGGTGAAGGTTCGACCCGCTTAAGCTACATCATGGCCGAGTCCAGCCGCTGTATCAAATGCTACGGCTGTATCGAGAACTGCCCGATCTGTTACTGTGTCGAGTGTTCGACGAAGAAGCCGCATCTGGTTCGCCCAGGTGTAATTCCTCCGGACTTTATGTTCCAGATGATCCGTTTCGCTCACATTGCTGATTCCTGTGTGAACTGCGGTCAGTGCAGTGAACTTTGTCCGATGAACATTCCGAACTCGCTCTTCATGCATGCACAGCAGGTTGAGCTGGAAAAGATGTTCGGTCACAAGCCGGGTTACGACATGACGATGCCGGTCCTCTCCTTTGCTGAGGAGATGGAGGAACGCGAGCGTCTGCACGCAACCGGTTCGGATATGATCTTTGAAAACGTATTCAAAGAGTAA
- a CDS encoding carbonic anhydrase, whose protein sequence is MTKEFIEGNKIFLEKDFERKKDRYMTLVESQHPTVLWIGCSDSRVNPERITHSRAGELFTHRNIGNIVPTHDWNFATVLEYAVKHLKVKKIVVCGHSDCGALKALDADMKDDAYIPMWIYNAKEAQMRVDARLPEQPKTPEEKAARKKEIEIENVRLQIEHLKTYPLVSEAERKGTVAVHGLYYDLKTGVLTEIA, encoded by the coding sequence ATGACAAAAGAGTTTATCGAAGGAAACAAGATTTTTCTGGAAAAAGATTTTGAACGCAAAAAAGATCGCTACATGACTCTGGTCGAGTCCCAGCATCCTACTGTTTTATGGATCGGCTGTTCTGATTCACGCGTGAATCCTGAGAGGATTACGCACAGTCGTGCGGGCGAGCTGTTCACTCACCGAAATATCGGCAACATTGTGCCAACCCATGACTGGAACTTTGCAACGGTTCTTGAGTATGCCGTGAAGCATCTGAAGGTGAAGAAGATCGTGGTCTGCGGCCACTCCGATTGCGGAGCGTTGAAGGCTCTCGACGCTGACATGAAGGATGATGCCTACATTCCGATGTGGATTTACAATGCCAAGGAGGCACAGATGAGAGTGGATGCCAGACTTCCGGAACAGCCGAAAACTCCTGAAGAAAAAGCTGCACGGAAAAAAGAGATCGAGATCGAAAATGTTCGCCTGCAGATTGAGCATCTGAAGACATATCCGCTGGTCTCCGAAGCTGAGAGGAAAGGAACCGTCGCGGTCCATGGTCTGTACTATGACCTGAAAACCGGCGTCCTCACAGAAATCGCCTGA
- a CDS encoding 2Fe-2S iron-sulfur cluster-binding protein, giving the protein MIQITIDGVSCTCKKGEKLLAVARRNNIFIPTLCHHDGLPGMGSCRLCVVEVTESGRTKVVVSCLYPVRGEIEVVTNSERILAHRKMILALLRKRAPKSDVIAHMCEAFGAPDLPVASFDGGKCILCGLCVRACDLIGAGSVATRTLLKKLAGQGCAYPVAGAGVIAMVSRGTTKTVSTPYDEPSEICIGCGGCANVCPTGEITVTETETGRTIWGKEFKFAFCKECGELLGTDKEVRYAAQRSGRDPDFLCPACRQKRSADAMAEPFGRR; this is encoded by the coding sequence ATGATTCAGATCACCATCGACGGAGTTTCCTGTACCTGTAAGAAAGGCGAGAAGCTTCTTGCGGTTGCCAGACGCAACAACATTTTCATTCCAACGCTCTGTCATCACGACGGACTGCCCGGTATGGGCAGCTGCCGGTTGTGTGTGGTCGAGGTTACCGAGAGCGGCAGGACCAAAGTTGTGGTCTCCTGTCTCTATCCGGTCAGAGGTGAGATTGAGGTCGTGACAAACAGCGAACGCATCCTTGCCCACAGGAAAATGATCCTTGCTTTGCTGCGCAAACGTGCTCCAAAGAGCGATGTGATCGCCCATATGTGTGAGGCGTTTGGTGCTCCCGACCTGCCGGTCGCGTCATTCGACGGCGGAAAATGTATTCTCTGCGGCTTGTGTGTCCGGGCCTGCGACCTTATCGGTGCAGGCTCTGTTGCCACGCGAACACTTCTGAAAAAACTCGCCGGACAGGGATGTGCCTATCCGGTTGCGGGCGCAGGAGTTATTGCCATGGTGAGTCGCGGAACAACAAAGACGGTCTCAACGCCGTACGACGAGCCGTCTGAGATCTGTATCGGCTGCGGCGGATGTGCAAATGTCTGCCCGACCGGAGAAATCACGGTTACCGAGACCGAGACCGGCAGAACAATCTGGGGAAAAGAGTTCAAGTTCGCGTTCTGCAAAGAGTGCGGGGAACTTCTTGGCACCGACAAGGAAGTGCGTTACGCAGCCCAGCGCTCCGGGCGCGACCCGGACTTTTTGTGTCCTGCGTGCCGACAGAAACGGAGTGCTGACGCGATGGCAGAACCGTTCGGGCGTCGGTGA
- a CDS encoding NADH-ubiquinone oxidoreductase-F iron-sulfur binding region domain-containing protein, with product MTRTILVCCGTGCRANGGMDVSLALTAAVDAAAADANVCCVTETGCSGLCELGPLVRIMPDDIMYYRVRPSDAHDIIQKTVLESEPIERLLFKDSSGNHVLHQADNPFYGHQKKIALRNVGIIDSRSIDEYIAHGGYSALARALEMTSDEIIREVEESGIRGRGGAGFPTGRKWRSAAVLESSPKYVICNGDEGDPGAFMDGSIMDGDPHSVLEGMMIGALAIGAEEGFLYIRDEYIQAVKSMKKAIRAAEKRGLLGESILGTNRKLYFSVVRGGGAFVCGESTALMSSIEGNVGEPRAKYIHSVEKGLWGCPTVINNVETWANIPVIINGGGKKFAEIGTKDSTGTKVFALVGKVKYTGLVEVPMGITLRKLIFEIGGGIPNNRKFKAVQTGGPSGGCIPASLLDIPVDFDTLKEYGTMMGSGGMIVMDDHSCMVEFARYYVNFLCGESCGKCTPCREGLRHMRSILTNICNGYGREGDIELLEMIGSTMIDCSLCALGSSAPNPVLTTIRYFREEYEAHIREHRCPAGVCKALTAFSVNHAVCKGCMACTAVCPTRAIVQLNGGFPIITKSCNGCGSCRDVCRFNAIEAVKGGRV from the coding sequence ATGACGCGGACAATTCTTGTCTGCTGCGGCACGGGTTGTCGGGCAAACGGCGGCATGGATGTATCACTCGCTCTTACTGCGGCAGTTGACGCAGCCGCGGCTGACGCAAACGTCTGCTGTGTTACCGAGACCGGATGCAGCGGCCTCTGCGAACTCGGGCCCCTCGTTCGCATCATGCCTGATGATATCATGTACTACCGCGTCCGGCCTTCCGACGCTCATGATATCATTCAAAAAACCGTTCTTGAGAGCGAGCCAATCGAGCGTCTGCTGTTTAAAGACAGCTCCGGCAATCATGTTCTGCATCAGGCAGACAATCCATTTTACGGCCACCAGAAAAAAATCGCTCTGAGAAATGTCGGCATCATTGACTCCCGCAGTATCGATGAGTACATCGCACACGGCGGTTACTCGGCGCTTGCCCGCGCTCTTGAGATGACGTCTGATGAAATCATCCGCGAAGTAGAAGAGTCGGGTATCCGCGGACGCGGAGGTGCAGGGTTTCCGACCGGCAGAAAATGGCGGAGTGCAGCTGTCCTTGAGTCGTCGCCGAAGTATGTGATCTGTAACGGCGACGAAGGCGATCCCGGCGCCTTCATGGATGGCTCGATCATGGACGGCGATCCGCACAGCGTTCTTGAAGGGATGATGATCGGCGCTCTTGCTATTGGTGCTGAAGAGGGATTTCTCTACATCCGCGACGAGTACATTCAGGCAGTGAAGAGCATGAAAAAAGCCATCCGTGCCGCAGAAAAACGCGGACTTCTTGGCGAGAGCATTCTTGGAACCAACAGAAAACTCTACTTCTCCGTCGTCCGGGGCGGGGGAGCATTCGTCTGCGGCGAGTCAACCGCACTGATGTCATCAATCGAAGGAAACGTTGGCGAGCCGCGGGCGAAGTACATCCACAGTGTTGAGAAAGGGCTGTGGGGATGCCCGACCGTCATCAACAATGTGGAGACCTGGGCAAACATTCCGGTCATCATTAATGGTGGCGGCAAAAAGTTTGCCGAGATCGGAACAAAAGACAGTACCGGAACCAAAGTGTTCGCCCTCGTCGGCAAGGTGAAGTACACTGGTCTCGTGGAGGTTCCAATGGGAATCACACTGCGGAAACTGATCTTTGAGATCGGCGGAGGTATTCCAAACAACCGCAAGTTCAAGGCAGTGCAGACCGGAGGTCCTTCCGGCGGCTGTATTCCTGCAAGCCTGCTGGACATTCCGGTGGACTTTGACACCCTGAAAGAGTACGGGACTATGATGGGGTCCGGCGGCATGATTGTGATGGATGATCACAGCTGCATGGTGGAGTTCGCCCGCTATTATGTGAATTTCCTCTGCGGCGAAAGCTGCGGCAAGTGTACGCCGTGCCGCGAAGGACTGCGGCATATGCGCAGTATTCTTACCAACATCTGTAACGGTTACGGCCGTGAAGGGGACATCGAACTGCTGGAGATGATCGGCTCAACGATGATCGACTGCTCGCTTTGTGCTCTCGGCTCCTCCGCACCAAATCCAGTGCTGACCACGATCCGGTACTTCCGCGAGGAGTACGAGGCGCACATCCGTGAGCACCGCTGTCCTGCCGGCGTCTGTAAGGCACTGACCGCATTTTCGGTGAACCATGCTGTCTGCAAAGGATGCATGGCATGCACTGCGGTCTGCCCGACCCGGGCAATCGTTCAACTGAACGGCGGGTTCCCGATAATTACGAAGTCCTGCAACGGCTGCGGGAGCTGTCGTGACGTTTGCAGATTCAATGCGATTGAGGCAGTGAAAGGAGGCAGAGTATGA
- the nuoE gene encoding NADH-quinone oxidoreductase subunit NuoE, which translates to MNLNESDTEINEVIKAYPPERQNSLPIMQDLQKKFGYIPRNAFKKIGLYLSCSEAHLYSMATFYKALSLVPQGKHVIRLCDGTTCHIKGSVQLRDEITRLLGIRDGETTSDRLFSLQLVNCIGTCAIAPAILIDETYYGKLTPADLPAILNRYRKLEEEREREHEEENGMENGEKNEKEEKS; encoded by the coding sequence ATGAACCTCAACGAATCAGACACCGAAATCAACGAAGTTATCAAAGCCTATCCGCCGGAACGTCAGAACTCACTTCCAATCATGCAGGATCTGCAGAAGAAGTTCGGCTACATTCCGCGCAATGCGTTCAAAAAAATCGGCCTGTATCTCTCCTGCTCCGAGGCCCACCTCTACTCGATGGCAACGTTTTACAAAGCGCTCTCGCTTGTTCCCCAAGGCAAACATGTCATCAGACTCTGCGACGGAACGACCTGCCACATCAAAGGTTCCGTGCAGCTGCGGGATGAGATCACGAGACTTCTCGGAATCCGTGACGGCGAGACCACCAGCGACCGGTTGTTTTCTCTTCAGCTGGTCAACTGTATCGGAACCTGTGCGATAGCTCCGGCAATCCTGATCGACGAAACCTATTATGGAAAACTTACGCCTGCTGATCTCCCGGCGATTCTGAACAGGTATCGGAAACTGGAGGAGGAGAGGGAGAGAGAGCATGAGGAGGAGAACGGAATGGAGAACGGGGAGAAGAACGAGAAGGAGGAAAAATCATGA
- a CDS encoding ubiquitin-like small modifier protein 1, whose protein sequence is MKIKFFATYRAITRCNETNIPAEENILSLLRELSKIYPGLRDKILNPEGTDIGLEAIILVNGRNIVHLNGVDTKITDDDTVALFPLVAGG, encoded by the coding sequence ATGAAAATCAAATTTTTTGCAACCTACCGGGCGATCACCCGCTGCAACGAAACAAACATTCCAGCAGAAGAGAACATTCTCTCTCTTCTGCGTGAACTCTCCAAAATCTATCCCGGCCTTCGGGACAAAATCCTCAATCCAGAAGGAACCGACATTGGCCTTGAAGCGATCATTCTGGTAAACGGCAGAAACATCGTTCACCTGAATGGTGTTGACACCAAAATCACCGACGACGATACCGTCGCACTATTTCCGCTTGTAGCCGGAGGATGA
- a CDS encoding aldehyde ferredoxin oxidoreductase family protein gives MNGYIGTILRVNLAAGEITKEPLNQQHATDYVGARGLGTKYFCDEVDPRVDPLGPDNKLIFMTGPLTGTAAASCGRYEVVAKSPLTGTIGAANSGGQFGPELKFAGYDGIIFEGVSEKPVYLYINDADVELRDAAELWGKSVHATTDELNAALGQSFKISCIGPPGENGCLYACVMNEKHRAAGRGGLGTVMGKKNLKAVAVKGTGSVHVARPAEFYEALSDARAKIAVHPVAGQGLGMLGTEVLVNIINESGALPLHNWRDGSVFDKADDTSGERLADKFLLKNKGCFGCSIACGRITRVPSGPYQSFGEGPEYEAGWSFGADSGVSDLAAIVRANHLCNEYGMDPITLGATIACAMELFEMGALPESDIGMPLRFGDADAVVKLTELVGRNEGFGKTLSLGSYRLAEQYGHPELSMSVKKQEMPAYDGRAIQGMALEYATSNRGGCHVRGYLTSPEILGIPVKTDPLVTEGKASLLKTFQDLTALVDSLGMCLFTTFALGLPEIAAQYRECIGSDESDADILLKGERCWNLEKLFNITAGVEKDTLPPRLLREKLPSGPAKGKVAELDVMLKEYYELRGWDGEGVPSKDKKDELSI, from the coding sequence ATGAACGGTTATATCGGAACCATACTCAGAGTAAATCTTGCCGCGGGAGAGATAACCAAAGAGCCGCTCAACCAGCAGCACGCAACAGACTATGTCGGAGCCCGCGGCCTTGGCACCAAATACTTCTGCGACGAAGTGGATCCAAGAGTCGATCCGCTCGGCCCTGACAACAAACTCATCTTCATGACCGGTCCCTTAACAGGGACAGCTGCTGCATCCTGCGGCAGATACGAAGTCGTCGCAAAGTCTCCCTTGACCGGAACAATAGGTGCTGCAAACTCAGGCGGACAGTTCGGACCCGAGCTGAAGTTTGCCGGATATGATGGAATCATCTTTGAAGGCGTCAGCGAAAAACCGGTCTATCTCTACATCAATGATGCAGATGTTGAGCTTCGCGACGCTGCTGAACTCTGGGGAAAGTCGGTCCATGCAACAACCGACGAGCTGAATGCAGCTCTTGGGCAATCATTCAAAATCTCCTGCATTGGTCCTCCCGGAGAGAACGGATGTCTGTATGCCTGCGTCATGAATGAAAAACACCGGGCAGCAGGACGAGGCGGCCTCGGCACGGTCATGGGCAAAAAAAATCTCAAGGCGGTCGCGGTGAAAGGAACCGGTTCGGTTCATGTCGCCCGCCCGGCAGAGTTCTATGAAGCGCTCAGTGACGCCCGTGCAAAAATTGCCGTTCATCCCGTCGCAGGTCAGGGGCTTGGCATGCTCGGGACCGAAGTCCTCGTCAACATCATCAATGAAAGCGGTGCTCTGCCGCTTCACAACTGGCGTGACGGCTCGGTCTTTGACAAAGCCGACGACACGTCGGGTGAACGTCTTGCCGACAAGTTCCTGCTCAAAAACAAAGGATGTTTCGGCTGCTCGATTGCCTGCGGCCGCATCACCCGCGTTCCAAGCGGACCCTACCAGTCATTCGGCGAAGGACCTGAGTACGAAGCAGGCTGGTCATTTGGTGCCGACAGCGGTGTGAGCGATCTCGCCGCAATCGTTCGGGCGAACCATCTCTGCAACGAGTACGGCATGGACCCGATCACGCTCGGGGCAACAATTGCCTGTGCAATGGAGCTGTTCGAGATGGGTGCACTCCCTGAGTCCGACATCGGCATGCCTCTCCGGTTCGGCGATGCCGACGCAGTGGTAAAACTCACCGAGCTGGTCGGCAGAAACGAAGGTTTCGGCAAGACCCTCTCGCTTGGATCCTATCGGCTCGCAGAACAGTACGGTCATCCCGAGCTTTCCATGAGCGTGAAAAAACAGGAGATGCCTGCCTACGACGGGCGTGCCATTCAGGGAATGGCGCTTGAGTACGCGACATCCAATCGCGGCGGCTGTCACGTCCGCGGCTATCTCACGTCCCCTGAAATTCTCGGCATTCCAGTCAAGACCGATCCGCTCGTCACCGAAGGAAAAGCGTCTCTGCTGAAAACATTCCAGGACCTGACCGCCCTCGTCGACAGTCTTGGCATGTGTCTGTTCACCACATTCGCCCTCGGCCTTCCGGAGATTGCGGCCCAGTACCGTGAATGCATCGGCAGCGATGAGTCGGACGCTGACATTCTCCTGAAAGGCGAGCGGTGCTGGAATCTTGAAAAACTTTTCAACATCACAGCTGGCGTTGAGAAGGATACCCTGCCGCCGCGGCTTCTGCGGGAGAAACTCCCGTCCGGCCCTGCCAAAGGAAAAGTTGCCGAGCTTGACGTGATGCTCAAGGAGTATTATGAACTTCGCGGATGGGACGGCGAAGGAGTTCCATCAAAAGACAAAAAGGACGAACTCAGCATCTGA
- a CDS encoding 4Fe-4S dicluster domain-containing protein translates to MTQQLILKPEKCVGCRTCELMCSFGHNGVFNPRLSSVSVIDYPESTVTIPLMCLQCEDAVCQNVCPVGAIYRDKNDAVVIDPAKCIVCKLCVNACPLGNMKFSPITRSVFKCDLCGGTPQCARYCHAGAIVYVDPHEDSDRKKRIADQFKEAFSEVKS, encoded by the coding sequence ATGACACAACAACTCATACTCAAACCAGAAAAGTGTGTAGGATGCAGAACCTGTGAACTCATGTGCTCCTTTGGACACAACGGAGTTTTCAATCCACGTCTCTCCTCAGTCAGCGTCATCGATTATCCTGAATCAACAGTCACCATACCGCTCATGTGCCTGCAATGTGAGGACGCGGTCTGTCAGAACGTCTGCCCGGTCGGAGCAATCTACCGCGACAAAAACGACGCGGTTGTCATCGACCCGGCAAAGTGTATCGTCTGCAAACTTTGCGTCAACGCCTGCCCGCTCGGGAACATGAAGTTCTCGCCGATCACGCGTTCGGTCTTCAAGTGCGATCTCTGCGGCGGCACGCCCCAGTGCGCAAGATACTGCCATGCAGGAGCGATCGTGTATGTTGATCCGCACGAGGACTCGGACCGGAAAAAACGCATCGCTGATCAGTTCAAAGAAGCATTCTCGGAGGTGAAGTCATGA